Genomic DNA from Fimbriimonas ginsengisoli Gsoil 348:
GGCAATGTCGTCCACCTCTAAGGGCAACCCTCCCGAGTTTCCGATTTGAAATCCTGCTGGCACTTCCACGCATGCCGCGGAACGTAATTTCGAAGCCGGAACGAAATCGGGGTTATCCCAGTAGATGCCGATGGTGCGCAGGGCGGAAACCCGCTGAGCGGTGACCCATTCCCAGAGCCGGTCGAACTCACCACCCAACTCATCGTATGGTCCGCGATGCCTGATCAGGACGACGTGGATCGGCGCAAGCTGAATAACCTGAACGTTCATGGCATTCATGCTAACCCACATCGGGCGGCAAGCGATGGCGGTTGCTAAAGGCTAACGCGGGATCTGATCTCTGCGCCCCCATGGTGGCTCCGGCTTGTTGTTCGGCGCCGGCCGACATCAGTTCAAAGTAGCGGATGGGGATTCGGTTCGCCTGGCGATATCCAAGAGCGGGTCGGCGGTCGCCGATCAACACCTGCTGGGACGAAACTGATCGTGGGTCTACGGGGTCGATCGCTTCGACTTAGCCTTGGCGATCACCGCGAGGGCTAGCAGACCGAGCCAGATTCCCGTGACGACGCCTCGGGAAAAGTCGGAGACGTCGGTATGCCCGCGTAAGAGGAACGTCGACGCCGAGACGATTACCAAAATGAGTAGGAATGGGCGAGGAAACCTCGCCAAAGGCTGTGGAACCACGGTTGAAATCTTACCCGGACCTCTTTTCTTCACATCGAAGCGACGAAACTAAGGAAGAAATGGTGACGATCCACGACCATCTAAAAGCGAGGTTTGCCTTTACGAGGCAAGACCTGGAACAAGTGCTCGGAAGGCTAAAGGATTCCGATCTCCCATGGGCGCCTCGGGAAGGCATGCCGACCATCGCCGATCTGTTGCTGGAGATCGCCAACAAGGAGAAGGAGACCCTGGTATGGGTCCAGAAAGGGGTCTGGCCGGACGAAGACCCCGACGCCTTCGATACTCAGTCGGCGACCCTGCATAAGATCCGGTCCACGTTCGGATTGCTGAGAACGGCAACGTATGCCTACATCGACTCGCTGAGTGAGGCAGAGCTCGAGGAGTCGGTTCACAGTCCGGAGAGGTGGTGGGAGGCGATGAGGCAGACCGAGTGCCCCCTAAGCGAAGTCCTCCGAAATATCGCCGTCCACGAGTGGTACCACACGGCGCAACTCGTCACCTACCTTTGGCTTCGGGGCGACGATCCTAAACATTGGTAGCTCCGCCGCCTATTCGGGAGACAAACCTCGACGATTCTTTGTCAGAAGACGTTTGGCCTCGAACCACCAGACGTCGTCGTTTCCACGGGGTATGACGCGGACCGGGGGAATCCACTCGTGCCTCGGGAGGCCGTTGATGTGAAAGACCTGCTCGGTTGGGAACGCCACCGGGATGCCGGACTGCGGGAGGATAAATCGATCGACGGCGCCGCGAAGGCCGGCCATTTGGGTGCCGACGACGGTCGCTCGATGCATCGCGTCGAAACCGATTGCGATCCCTTCTCCCATGCTGCTGGTCCACCTTCCGACCAAGACGACCATCTTGGCGGTTACTGGAGTCTTCAGCCGGGGAGTCGCGTATTCGACCCAGTCGCGGACGGTGCCGGTGCTGCGCTCTTCCACACGGTGCCGCTGAAACGGCATCCGATGTGAAATGTACAGCCCCATGATCCCGCGGGCGACGTCCGAGTTGCCCCCGCTCGGAGTGTTGCGCAGGTCGAGGACGATCCTCTTGGCCGCTCGCATTTGGGGAGTCGTAGCGTCGAAGGCTCTAATCAGATCGTCGTTGCCAAGGCTGTTCTCGATCCGAATGTAAAGAATCCCACCTTCACGGTGCTCGACCGTCAAGACGGGCATCGTCTCATCTTTGGCCGCGGTCGGTAGTGTGAGGGTGCGGCTTTGACCTCTACATCGTAAGCCTAAGATACGATTGGCGTTCCATCGGCCGGCTAACGCCGAGTTAAGCGCCCAATCCCAGGCTCGGCGATCCGGACGGCGAATTCCCAGCCACTTTCGGCACTCCTCCCGGACGGAATTGCGATTGATCGAAGTGATTTCTTCACCGGCTTTCACTCCCGCTCTCGCGGCCAAAGACTCCGTCTTGACTTGGTCGACGATTGCCTTATCGCCTTCCCAATGCCCCACGACGTCGGTTCCGCTCGGGACGAGCCGAGGCGACGCATC
This window encodes:
- a CDS encoding AraC family transcriptional regulator gives rise to the protein MNVQVIQLAPIHVVLIRHRGPYDELGGEFDRLWEWVTAQRVSALRTIGIYWDNPDFVPASKLRSAACVEVPAGFQIGNSGGLPLEVDDIAGGEYATTRFVGPYEDLAPVWSDLTRYVEGTLRRKISDNPAFEVYVNDASDTPPEQLITELYMPLR
- a CDS encoding DinB family protein, producing MVTIHDHLKARFAFTRQDLEQVLGRLKDSDLPWAPREGMPTIADLLLEIANKEKETLVWVQKGVWPDEDPDAFDTQSATLHKIRSTFGLLRTATYAYIDSLSEAELEESVHSPERWWEAMRQTECPLSEVLRNIAVHEWYHTAQLVTYLWLRGDDPKHW
- a CDS encoding S41 family peptidase; this translates as MVTVVFALASCLAPAEDHRQDLNFLIDSWRDYGAYVRDDGIDVEALRKAYAPKFASVSGRPALLRALEQVVAELHDFHASLGTNDDASPRLVPSGTDVVGHWEGDKAIVDQVKTESLAARAGVKAGEEITSINRNSVREECRKWLGIRRPDRRAWDWALNSALAGRWNANRILGLRCRGQSRTLTLPTAAKDETMPVLTVEHREGGILYIRIENSLGNDDLIRAFDATTPQMRAAKRIVLDLRNTPSGGNSDVARGIMGLYISHRMPFQRHRVEERSTGTVRDWVEYATPRLKTPVTAKMVVLVGRWTSSMGEGIAIGFDAMHRATVVGTQMAGLRGAVDRFILPQSGIPVAFPTEQVFHINGLPRHEWIPPVRVIPRGNDDVWWFEAKRLLTKNRRGLSPE